A portion of the Gemmatimonas sp. genome contains these proteins:
- a CDS encoding isoprenyl transferase → MMTDTESDLLARIRVHGAVPRHIAIIMDGNGRWARERHMPRPFGHRSGMKAVRAVVEGCLAAGVEWLSLFAFSQENWQRPETEVSALMSLLEEFIAREAADLARQGVCVHVHGDLDRLSPAAAAAIDRVRRETSGGARLGLNLFISYGGRAELVRAARRLATDVLQGRLVPEEIDEAQFRSRLFTADCPDPDLLIRTSGEQRLSNFLLWQVAYAELYISSVLWPDFDRAALYEAICDFQRRDRRFGRVTP, encoded by the coding sequence ATGATGACTGATACCGAGTCGGATCTGTTGGCGCGCATTCGCGTGCATGGGGCGGTGCCGCGGCACATCGCGATAATCATGGATGGAAATGGCCGATGGGCGCGGGAGCGACACATGCCGCGCCCATTCGGCCATCGGTCGGGCATGAAGGCGGTGCGCGCCGTGGTGGAGGGGTGCCTCGCAGCCGGCGTCGAATGGCTGTCGCTGTTCGCGTTTTCGCAGGAGAACTGGCAACGGCCGGAAACCGAGGTGTCGGCGCTAATGTCGCTGCTCGAGGAGTTCATTGCCCGTGAGGCAGCGGATCTCGCCCGGCAGGGTGTCTGCGTCCATGTACATGGCGATCTTGACCGCCTTAGCCCCGCCGCGGCCGCGGCGATCGATCGGGTGCGGCGGGAAACGTCGGGCGGGGCGCGTCTTGGCCTCAACCTCTTCATCTCGTACGGCGGTCGCGCCGAGTTGGTGCGCGCGGCCCGTCGCCTCGCCACCGATGTGTTGCAGGGGCGGCTGGTACCGGAGGAGATCGACGAAGCGCAGTTCCGGAGTCGGCTCTTCACCGCCGACTGCCCCGACCCGGACCTGCTCATTCGTACCTCCGGCGAGCAACGCCTTTCCAACTTCCTGCTATGGCAGGTTGCCTACGCGGAGCTGTACATCTCCAGCGTCCTGTGGCCCGATTTCGATCGCGCCGCCCTGTACGAGGCGATCTGCGACTTCCAGCGTCGTGACCGTCGCTTCGGACGGGTGACTCCGTAA
- the frr gene encoding ribosome recycling factor, whose translation MSIAQILKDAKAGMDKALDNAKREFSSVRSGKASPNMLDTIKVEAYGSLLPLNQVASVSAPEPRILLVTPFDKGQAKVIEKAIRESELGLDPAHQNGIIRVPLPSMTEQRRKELVKILHKLAEDGKIAVRHARTDARDKIKKLDGVSEDDKKHAEKELQKVHDDEIGRLEALLKAKEAEIMEV comes from the coding sequence ATGAGCATTGCCCAGATCCTGAAGGACGCGAAGGCCGGCATGGACAAGGCCCTCGACAACGCCAAGCGGGAGTTCTCGAGCGTTCGCTCGGGGAAGGCCTCGCCGAACATGTTGGATACCATCAAGGTCGAGGCCTACGGCTCGCTGCTGCCGCTCAATCAGGTGGCTTCCGTCTCCGCCCCCGAACCCCGCATCCTGCTCGTCACCCCGTTCGACAAGGGGCAGGCGAAGGTGATCGAGAAGGCGATCCGGGAGTCGGAGCTCGGGTTGGATCCGGCTCACCAGAACGGCATCATCCGCGTGCCGTTGCCCAGCATGACGGAACAGCGCCGCAAGGAGCTCGTGAAGATCCTTCACAAGCTCGCGGAAGATGGCAAGATCGCCGTTCGACATGCGCGTACCGATGCGCGCGACAAGATCAAGAAGCTCGACGGCGTGTCGGAGGACGACAAGAAGCACGCCGAGAAGGAGCTGCAGAAAGTGCACGATGATGAGATCGGCCGACTCGAGGCGTTGCTGAAGGCCAAGGAAGCCGAAATCATGGAAGTGTGA
- the pyrH gene encoding UMP kinase, with the protein MSESATGALAQGGSELRFRRILLKISGEALAGDRGVGFDFERIGFFADQIVQVARMGVQLGLVIGGGNIVRGTQLSQMGMDRVGADYMGMLGTVINAMALQDVLEKKGLDTRVMTAIRMEELAEPYIRRRALRHFEKGRTVIFAAGTGNPYFSTDTAAVLRAIQMKADVIIKATSVDGVYSADPKKDPNATLYETISYRDVMLEELRVMDQTAITLCKENQLPIVVLNLHRPGAIERAIKGERVGTLVS; encoded by the coding sequence ATGAGCGAATCCGCGACCGGTGCGCTCGCACAAGGCGGGTCCGAACTGCGCTTTCGGCGCATTCTCCTCAAGATCTCCGGTGAAGCGCTTGCCGGAGATCGAGGGGTGGGATTCGATTTCGAACGCATCGGGTTCTTCGCCGACCAGATCGTGCAGGTGGCGCGCATGGGCGTTCAGCTCGGCCTGGTGATCGGTGGCGGCAACATCGTCCGCGGGACGCAACTCTCGCAGATGGGCATGGATCGCGTCGGCGCCGACTACATGGGCATGTTGGGGACCGTCATCAATGCCATGGCGCTGCAGGACGTGCTGGAGAAGAAGGGACTCGACACCCGCGTGATGACCGCCATCCGCATGGAGGAGCTGGCGGAACCCTACATCCGTCGGCGAGCGTTGCGGCATTTCGAGAAGGGGCGCACCGTGATCTTTGCCGCCGGCACCGGCAACCCGTATTTTTCCACGGACACGGCGGCGGTACTGCGGGCCATTCAGATGAAGGCAGACGTCATCATCAAGGCCACGAGTGTCGACGGCGTGTACTCGGCCGATCCCAAGAAGGACCCGAACGCCACCCTGTACGAGACGATCAGCTATCGTGACGTGATGCTCGAGGAACTGCGGGTGATGGACCAGACGGCCATCACGCTCTGCAAGGAGAATCAGTTGCCGATCGTCGTACTCAACCTTCACCGCCCCGGTGCCATCGAGCGCGCCATCAAGGGCGAACGCGTAGGGACACTGGTTTCATGA
- the tsf gene encoding translation elongation factor Ts translates to MAITAKDVAELRQRTGAGMMDCKKALEENNGDMNAAIEYLRKKGIAKAEKRADRSTSEGIVGGEVFNNGASAALIEVACETDFVARNEDFGKIVTTLLAHRIQSTAADTEAFLAEPMTGSPSESVEEYVKAAAAKTGEAVNVKRTVRFDAGANGQVGMYRHHNGKLSTIVQVTASSPEVANHEATKDLVKYIAEHIAATAPIAVDRRGVPAEKLEAEQRVAEGQAREAGKPEAMIEKIATGKVEAFLKDVTLMPQPWVRDAAITIAQLVADHGKKAGGEITVDRFARLQLGAE, encoded by the coding sequence ATGGCGATCACGGCCAAGGACGTAGCGGAACTCCGCCAGCGCACGGGCGCCGGCATGATGGATTGCAAGAAGGCGCTCGAGGAGAACAACGGCGACATGAACGCCGCCATCGAGTACCTCCGCAAAAAGGGCATTGCCAAGGCCGAGAAGCGTGCCGACCGCTCCACGAGCGAGGGCATCGTGGGGGGCGAAGTGTTCAACAACGGCGCGTCGGCCGCGCTCATCGAAGTCGCGTGCGAAACCGACTTCGTGGCGCGCAACGAAGACTTCGGCAAGATCGTCACGACACTCCTCGCCCACCGGATCCAGTCCACGGCGGCCGACACCGAGGCGTTCCTTGCCGAGCCGATGACCGGGAGCCCGTCGGAGTCGGTTGAAGAGTACGTGAAGGCGGCGGCGGCGAAGACTGGCGAAGCGGTGAACGTGAAGCGCACGGTGCGCTTCGACGCGGGGGCCAATGGCCAGGTGGGCATGTACCGCCATCACAACGGCAAGCTCTCCACGATCGTGCAGGTGACCGCCTCCTCCCCGGAGGTGGCCAACCACGAGGCGACGAAGGACCTGGTCAAGTACATCGCCGAGCATATCGCGGCGACTGCGCCCATTGCCGTCGACCGCCGCGGTGTGCCGGCGGAGAAGCTGGAGGCCGAGCAGCGCGTGGCGGAAGGGCAGGCCCGCGAAGCGGGGAAGCCGGAGGCCATGATCGAAAAGATCGCGACGGGCAAGGTGGAGGCGTTCCTGAAGGACGTCACGCTCATGCCGCAGCCGTGGGTCCGCGACGCAGCCATCACCATCGCGCAGCTGGTCGCCGACCATGGCAAGAAGGCGGGTGGCGAAATCACGGTGGACCGCTTCGCGCGTTTGCAGCTCGGCGCCGAGTAA
- the rpsB gene encoding 30S ribosomal protein S2 translates to MASPSLEQLLAAGVHFGHQTRRWNPKMRRFIFAERNGIHIIDLQKTLRQIELAQKLVREVVLRGENVLFVCTKRQLAAIVRDEAARCGGMFVTERWLGGMLTNYQTVKKQVKKLKELEAGSEDGSLANYTKKEQLLMSRQREKLSKYLSGIKSMNRLPGLLFIIDSKKERIAVSEANKLGVPIVAIVDTNADPDLITVPIAGNDDAIRSVELITKVIADTIDEARREAPSRPSEEEQETYTFSSDRGAERADRGDRGGRGGENRGGGDRSGNNDRGGRPRRRRAKPEAIAARLKGGDAPAGESDAGEDAGSADSAE, encoded by the coding sequence ATGGCCAGTCCGTCCCTCGAGCAGCTGCTCGCCGCGGGCGTCCACTTCGGGCATCAGACCCGACGCTGGAACCCGAAGATGCGCCGGTTCATTTTCGCCGAGCGCAACGGCATCCACATCATCGACCTGCAGAAGACGCTCCGCCAGATCGAACTGGCGCAGAAGCTCGTCCGCGAGGTCGTCCTGCGCGGCGAGAACGTGCTGTTCGTCTGCACCAAGCGCCAGCTCGCGGCCATCGTGCGCGACGAGGCCGCGCGCTGCGGCGGGATGTTCGTAACCGAGCGCTGGCTCGGCGGCATGCTCACCAACTACCAGACGGTCAAGAAGCAGGTCAAGAAGCTGAAGGAGCTTGAGGCCGGCAGCGAAGATGGCTCGCTCGCGAACTACACCAAAAAGGAACAGCTGCTCATGTCGCGTCAGCGCGAGAAGCTGTCCAAGTACCTCTCCGGCATCAAGTCGATGAACCGCCTTCCGGGGCTCCTGTTCATCATCGACTCGAAGAAGGAGCGCATCGCCGTTTCCGAAGCCAACAAGCTGGGCGTGCCGATCGTAGCTATCGTCGATACGAACGCCGATCCGGACCTCATCACGGTACCCATCGCGGGCAACGACGATGCCATTCGGTCGGTGGAGCTGATCACCAAGGTGATTGCCGACACCATCGACGAGGCGCGTCGCGAGGCGCCGAGCCGTCCGTCGGAAGAAGAGCAGGAGACCTACACGTTCTCCAGCGACCGTGGGGCAGAGCGCGCCGATCGTGGCGATCGTGGAGGGCGTGGCGGTGAAAACCGTGGTGGCGGCGACCGCAGTGGCAACAACGACCGCGGTGGACGCCCGCGCCGCCGTCGGGCGAAGCCGGAAGCCATCGCCGCGCGCCTGAAGGGTGGCGACGCCCCCGCCGGCGAGAGTGATGCCGGTGAAGACGCCGGTTCCGCCGACAGCGCCGAGTAA
- the rpsI gene encoding 30S ribosomal protein S9: MSEQINAVGRRKEAVCRLYLSPGTGKWEVNGRTLGDYFPRPTLVSAIQQPFMLTDSLGKYDVKAVLDGGGMSGQAGAVRLAVARALVKVDETNKKKLREFGLLTRDAREVERKKPGRAGARKRFQFSKR; encoded by the coding sequence ATGTCGGAACAGATCAACGCCGTTGGCCGTCGCAAGGAGGCGGTCTGCCGCCTCTACCTCTCGCCCGGCACGGGCAAGTGGGAAGTGAACGGTCGTACGCTGGGTGACTACTTCCCCCGGCCGACCCTGGTGTCGGCCATTCAGCAGCCGTTCATGCTCACCGACTCGCTCGGCAAGTACGACGTGAAGGCCGTGCTCGACGGCGGCGGCATGTCGGGCCAGGCGGGGGCGGTGCGCCTCGCGGTGGCGCGTGCGCTCGTGAAGGTGGACGAAACGAACAAGAAGAAGCTTCGTGAGTTCGGGCTGCTCACGCGCGATGCGCGTGAGGTCGAGCGCAAGAAGCCGGGCCGCGCTGGCGCCCGCAAGCGCTTCCAGTTCTCGAAGCGCTAA
- the rplM gene encoding 50S ribosomal protein L13 codes for MKTYSATPKDIDRRWYIVDAEGMVLGRLASEVAKIIRGKHKPMFTPHMDTGDFVIVINASKVQVTGRKAEQKTYFSHTGYMGHEKHTPFATMLAKHPERVIEKAVYGMLPKTALGRQVLRRKLRVFAGAEHPHIAQSPAKLSFSTAEAK; via the coding sequence ATGAAGACCTACAGCGCGACCCCGAAGGATATCGACCGTCGGTGGTACATCGTCGACGCGGAAGGAATGGTCCTTGGCCGGCTCGCGTCGGAAGTCGCGAAGATCATCCGCGGCAAGCACAAGCCCATGTTCACGCCGCACATGGACACGGGTGACTTCGTCATCGTGATCAATGCGTCCAAGGTGCAGGTCACGGGCCGCAAGGCCGAGCAGAAGACCTATTTCAGCCACACCGGCTACATGGGCCACGAGAAGCACACCCCGTTCGCCACGATGCTGGCGAAGCACCCGGAGCGTGTGATCGAGAAGGCTGTGTACGGCATGCTCCCGAAGACCGCACTCGGTCGCCAGGTGCTGCGTCGCAAGCTGCGTGTCTTCGCCGGCGCCGAGCACCCGCACATTGCGCAGAGCCCGGCCAAGCTTTCCTTCTCCACTGCCGAGGCCAAGTAA
- a CDS encoding biotin/lipoyl-containing protein: protein MKYLVDINGERLTVELDGGHATIDAERVEVSLSAIPGTPVRLVRIGEQIHRVVARRGGERGRWQLDLDGARLEVEALDERMRAIKDLTAAAAVSSGPAPLVAPMPGLVVRVAVSVGDVVSAGQGLAVIEAMKMENELRASSAGVVTAIRVTPGEAVNKGAVLIELAAP from the coding sequence ATGAAATACCTGGTGGACATCAACGGCGAACGCCTGACCGTGGAGCTGGACGGCGGCCACGCGACCATCGACGCCGAGCGTGTGGAGGTATCGCTCAGTGCGATACCCGGGACGCCCGTCCGATTGGTGCGGATCGGAGAACAGATCCATCGGGTGGTCGCCCGCCGCGGCGGCGAACGAGGTCGGTGGCAACTCGACCTCGATGGCGCGCGACTGGAGGTCGAGGCGCTGGACGAGCGCATGCGGGCAATCAAGGACCTGACGGCGGCGGCGGCGGTCTCGAGCGGGCCCGCGCCGCTCGTGGCCCCCATGCCCGGGTTGGTCGTGCGGGTGGCCGTGTCCGTTGGCGATGTCGTCAGTGCCGGCCAGGGGCTGGCCGTCATCGAGGCCATGAAGATGGAGAACGAGCTTCGCGCGTCGTCTGCCGGCGTGGTCACGGCGATTCGGGTGACGCCGGGGGAGGCTGTGAACAAGGGGGCCGTGCTCATCGAGCTGGCGGCCCCCTGA
- a CDS encoding TRAM domain-containing protein, with protein sequence MQVVTIDRIAAGGDGVGRTEGLAVFVPRTAPGDVVQVAYVTHARHGRGRVLQVLTPSADRVAPECVHYERDRCGGCQLQHLSLEAQRNARRHIVQDTLARIGRRTVPLPMLEYGAAWEYRSRLSLTLRRRGTSWVGGLHPHDDATRIFPLETCRIAHPALVAVWTAVRAVLRAGEAALPGVALPSGGVSPVEMLRLHLRLDAPDAADASPGVSVVIEGGTAWPEERRWADAVQQADDRIRGVWWTPDRVADIPATARPVSEYAPQAQEAMAFAQVNNDLAARLREFVFDAVQAFGPSRVLDGYAGSGLLSARLAAAGVAVVAVEADRAGAGAAAARLEALGEQAASARVVCDLMEEAVGTLDLPAEVVVVNPPRRGLHPDVALWLEAPAQRAVQGIVYVSCDPATLARDLARLPSWQVGEVRCFDMFPQTAHVETVCVLRREIA encoded by the coding sequence GTGCAGGTCGTTACCATCGACCGTATCGCGGCCGGAGGAGATGGTGTTGGGCGGACCGAGGGGTTGGCTGTCTTCGTGCCGCGCACGGCGCCGGGCGATGTGGTGCAGGTGGCGTATGTGACCCACGCGCGCCACGGGCGGGGCCGCGTGTTGCAGGTGCTGACCCCGTCGGCCGACCGGGTCGCGCCGGAATGCGTGCACTACGAGCGGGACCGGTGCGGCGGGTGCCAGCTGCAGCACCTGTCGCTGGAGGCGCAGCGCAATGCGCGCCGCCATATCGTCCAGGACACGCTGGCTCGCATTGGGAGACGGACGGTGCCCCTGCCAATGCTCGAGTACGGGGCGGCGTGGGAGTATCGGAGTCGACTGTCGCTCACGTTACGCCGCCGTGGCACCAGCTGGGTTGGCGGCCTGCACCCGCACGACGACGCCACGCGCATCTTCCCGCTCGAGACCTGTCGGATTGCGCATCCCGCGCTCGTGGCGGTGTGGACGGCCGTGCGCGCCGTCCTGCGGGCAGGCGAGGCGGCGTTGCCCGGGGTGGCGCTGCCCAGCGGGGGCGTCAGCCCGGTGGAGATGCTGCGGTTACACCTGCGTCTCGATGCACCCGACGCGGCCGATGCGTCCCCAGGGGTGAGCGTGGTGATCGAGGGGGGGACCGCTTGGCCGGAGGAACGGCGGTGGGCCGATGCCGTACAACAGGCCGACGACCGCATACGCGGGGTCTGGTGGACGCCCGATCGAGTGGCCGACATCCCCGCCACCGCGCGCCCGGTCTCCGAATACGCACCGCAGGCACAAGAGGCGATGGCGTTTGCCCAGGTGAACAACGATTTGGCCGCACGGCTTCGTGAGTTCGTCTTTGACGCTGTGCAAGCGTTCGGGCCAAGCCGCGTCCTTGACGGCTACGCCGGCAGTGGCCTGCTCTCGGCGCGCCTCGCGGCGGCAGGCGTGGCGGTCGTGGCTGTGGAAGCCGATCGGGCAGGGGCAGGTGCCGCGGCGGCGCGATTGGAGGCGCTGGGCGAACAGGCCGCCAGTGCGCGGGTGGTGTGCGACCTGATGGAAGAGGCCGTCGGAACGCTCGACCTGCCAGCGGAGGTGGTGGTGGTCAATCCGCCGCGGCGCGGGCTGCATCCCGATGTGGCGCTGTGGTTGGAGGCACCGGCGCAGCGCGCCGTGCAGGGCATCGTGTACGTCAGTTGCGATCCGGCCACCCTGGCCCGGGATCTGGCGCGCCTTCCCTCGTGGCAGGTGGGGGAGGTGCGATGCTTCGACATGTTTCCGCAGACGGCCCACGTGGAAACCGTGTGTGTGCTGCGACGGGAGATCGCATGA
- the accC gene encoding acetyl-CoA carboxylase biotin carboxylase subunit — translation MFTKILVANRGEIALRVIRACQELGVKTVAVYSEADAGAPHVREADEAVLVGPAPSSQSYLVGERLIEVAKRVGAEAVHPGYGFLSERAWFARAVREAGLVFIGPPAEAIEAMGSKTAARQLAIAAGVPVVPGNTEGVKDAAEALAIAETYGFPVLLKAAAGGGGKGMRIVRTPDELAAALDSARREARNAFGDDAVYLEKYIEGPRHVEIQVLADTHGNVVHLGERECSVQRRHQKMIEEAPSVAVTPELRARMGATAVAAARAAGYVNAGTCEFLLDRDGQFYFLEMNTRIQVEHPVTELVMGLDLVQWQIRVAAGEALPFAQKEFTPRGWAIECRITSEDPENGFLPSTGRIEYLHLPSGPGVRWDGGIEAGSEVGLHYDPMLAKLIVHAPTRALAIARMRRALHELTIDGIETSRGFHLRVMDDPEFQAGDISIQWLEQRLSSLTAPRTDAATLKLAAIAAALVAHEERTAGRTSSADRRGDSASSSSGAPDSPSWVAEARREGLRRS, via the coding sequence ATGTTCACGAAGATTCTGGTGGCCAACCGCGGCGAGATCGCCCTGCGGGTCATTCGTGCCTGTCAGGAGCTGGGCGTGAAGACGGTGGCCGTGTACTCGGAGGCCGATGCCGGAGCGCCGCACGTGCGGGAGGCCGACGAGGCCGTACTCGTGGGCCCGGCACCGTCGAGCCAATCGTACCTGGTCGGGGAGCGCCTCATCGAGGTGGCCAAGCGGGTGGGGGCCGAGGCCGTGCACCCGGGGTACGGCTTCCTTTCAGAGCGCGCGTGGTTTGCGCGTGCGGTACGTGAGGCCGGCCTGGTCTTCATCGGCCCTCCGGCTGAAGCGATCGAGGCCATGGGCAGCAAGACCGCCGCACGGCAGCTTGCCATTGCCGCCGGGGTACCCGTGGTGCCCGGCAATACCGAAGGCGTGAAGGACGCAGCCGAGGCGCTGGCTATCGCCGAGACATACGGCTTTCCGGTGCTGCTCAAGGCGGCGGCGGGTGGCGGCGGCAAGGGGATGCGCATCGTGCGCACGCCCGACGAACTGGCCGCCGCACTCGACAGCGCTCGGCGTGAGGCACGGAACGCCTTCGGAGACGACGCCGTGTACCTCGAGAAGTACATCGAGGGGCCCCGACATGTGGAGATCCAGGTGCTCGCCGACACGCACGGCAACGTGGTGCATCTGGGGGAACGCGAATGCTCCGTGCAGCGCCGTCACCAGAAGATGATCGAGGAAGCCCCCAGTGTGGCCGTTACGCCGGAGCTTCGGGCGCGCATGGGTGCCACGGCGGTGGCAGCCGCACGGGCGGCCGGGTACGTGAACGCCGGCACCTGCGAATTCCTCCTCGATCGTGATGGGCAGTTCTATTTCCTGGAGATGAACACGCGCATTCAGGTCGAACATCCCGTGACCGAGCTGGTCATGGGACTCGACCTTGTGCAATGGCAGATTCGCGTGGCGGCCGGTGAAGCGCTGCCCTTCGCCCAGAAGGAGTTCACGCCGCGTGGATGGGCCATCGAGTGTCGCATCACCAGTGAGGATCCGGAGAACGGATTCCTTCCCAGTACCGGGCGCATCGAGTATCTGCACCTGCCGAGCGGCCCCGGCGTCCGATGGGACGGTGGCATCGAAGCGGGCAGCGAGGTGGGGCTGCACTACGACCCGATGCTGGCCAAGCTCATCGTCCACGCGCCCACCCGTGCACTGGCCATCGCGCGCATGCGGCGCGCCCTGCACGAGCTCACCATCGATGGGATCGAGACGTCGCGGGGGTTCCATCTGCGCGTCATGGACGATCCCGAGTTTCAGGCCGGCGACATCAGCATCCAGTGGCTCGAGCAGCGGCTTTCGTCGCTCACGGCGCCGCGCACGGATGCGGCGACCTTGAAGCTCGCGGCCATCGCCGCGGCCCTAGTGGCGCACGAAGAGCGCACGGCGGGGCGGACCAGCAGCGCTGACCGCCGCGGTGACAGCGCGTCGTCGTCCAGTGGCGCGCCGGACAGCCCGTCGTGGGTCGCGGAGGCGCGCCGCGAGGGGCTGCGCCGCTCGTGA
- a CDS encoding acyl-CoA carboxylase subunit beta yields the protein MRDRLERLALAREASELGGGAARIAQQHAKGKLSARERLDVLLDDGSFVELDRFVTSRTLGEGESPIYGDGVVTGHGRIEGRLVYVFSQDFTVFGGSLSEAHAAKICKVMDLALRNGAPVIGLNDSGGARIQEGVVSLGGYADIFLKNTLASGVIPQISAILGPCAGGAVYSPAITDFIYMVKGTSYMFVTGPNVVKTVTHEDVTMEQLGGADTHAGTSGVAHFACDSELACLQHIRELFRYVPSNNVDDPPRGAGRDPSDRREASLLDVVPDNPNKPYDMREVITRIVDDGHFYEVQPDYAANILVGFAHLGGHSVGIVANQPAVLAGVLDINASLKAARFVRFCDCFNIPLVTFEDVPGFLPGVAQEHGGIIKHGAKLLYAYCEATVPKLTVITRKAYGGAYDVMSSKHIRGDYNVAWPTAEIAVMGPKGAVEILYRKEIADAADPQAALDARVAEYTEKFANPYIAAARGYVDDVIDPRETRPRLIEALATLRGKRDRNPPKKHGNLPL from the coding sequence ATGCGCGACAGGCTTGAGCGCCTCGCGCTCGCGCGCGAGGCTTCGGAACTCGGCGGCGGTGCCGCACGCATCGCGCAGCAGCACGCCAAGGGCAAGCTCTCGGCACGCGAGCGTCTCGACGTGCTCCTCGACGACGGCTCCTTCGTGGAACTCGATCGGTTCGTGACCTCGCGGACGCTCGGCGAGGGCGAGTCACCCATCTACGGCGATGGCGTGGTGACCGGCCACGGGCGTATCGAGGGGCGACTGGTGTACGTCTTCTCCCAGGACTTCACCGTCTTCGGGGGGTCGCTCTCGGAAGCGCACGCGGCCAAGATCTGCAAGGTCATGGATCTCGCCCTGCGAAACGGCGCACCCGTGATCGGCCTCAACGACTCCGGGGGCGCGCGCATCCAGGAGGGGGTGGTGTCACTCGGCGGCTACGCGGACATCTTCCTCAAGAACACCCTGGCCTCGGGCGTCATTCCGCAGATTTCCGCCATTCTTGGTCCGTGCGCCGGTGGGGCGGTGTATTCACCCGCCATTACCGACTTCATCTACATGGTGAAGGGTACGAGCTACATGTTCGTTACGGGGCCGAACGTGGTGAAGACGGTCACGCACGAGGACGTGACCATGGAGCAGCTGGGCGGGGCCGACACGCATGCCGGCACCAGCGGCGTAGCGCACTTCGCCTGCGATTCGGAGCTGGCCTGCCTGCAGCATATCCGGGAGCTCTTCCGCTACGTGCCCAGCAACAACGTGGACGATCCGCCGCGCGGTGCCGGCCGGGATCCCAGTGACCGACGCGAGGCGTCGCTGCTGGACGTGGTGCCCGACAATCCGAACAAGCCGTACGACATGCGCGAGGTCATCACCCGCATTGTCGACGACGGGCACTTCTACGAAGTGCAGCCGGACTATGCCGCCAACATACTGGTGGGCTTTGCACACCTCGGCGGTCACAGCGTGGGCATTGTCGCGAATCAGCCGGCCGTGCTGGCCGGCGTGCTGGACATCAACGCCTCGCTCAAGGCCGCGCGTTTCGTGCGCTTCTGCGATTGCTTCAACATCCCGCTCGTCACCTTCGAGGATGTCCCGGGGTTCCTTCCCGGTGTGGCCCAGGAGCACGGTGGCATCATCAAGCATGGTGCCAAGTTGCTGTATGCCTACTGTGAGGCGACGGTGCCGAAGCTCACGGTCATTACGCGCAAGGCCTACGGCGGCGCGTACGACGTGATGAGTTCGAAGCACATTCGCGGTGACTACAACGTGGCATGGCCCACGGCGGAGATTGCCGTGATGGGACCGAAGGGGGCCGTGGAGATCCTCTATCGCAAGGAGATTGCGGACGCGGCCGATCCGCAGGCCGCTCTGGACGCCCGCGTGGCCGAGTACACGGAGAAGTTCGCCAATCCCTACATCGCCGCGGCACGTGGCTATGTCGACGATGTGATCGATCCACGGGAGACCCGTCCGCGCCTCATCGAGGCGCTCGCCACCTTGCGTGGCAAGCGTGATCGGAACCCGCCGAAGAAGCACGGAAACCTGCCGCTGTGA